One Rosa chinensis cultivar Old Blush chromosome 5, RchiOBHm-V2, whole genome shotgun sequence genomic region harbors:
- the LOC112202453 gene encoding scarecrow-like protein 14, whose protein sequence is MLVTPTILLSSTLVIFFWMKSWKTRAARCRTIWRSKLLKNLSSYDVLNPNDPHSPNKASLGESFSDTLLVSDSLFERQSLGNFENVGEANKFFPNGEFDIIDKERYELLSVARSHLVKGNLASDKKNDVKNPTDGMKGKKNHHREDGDYPEEGRSSKQSVVSADDSEPQEMFDKVLLCQAEHHHREWESCTPHCSMKREETEQLQQNRQPKGSKTNRSKRQNKDEEGVDLTTMLNQCAQAVASYEQGTASELLKKIRQHSSPHGHATQRLAHYFANGLEARLTGVGTPSFSPLFSRQTSAAEYLLAYQVYTTSCPFKMMSQLFANRTIMKLAKNETRLHIIDFGISYGFQWPFLIQHLSERPNGPPKLHITGIELPQRGFRPRERVEETGHRLARYCAKFNVPFEYDVIAQGWETIQCEDLKIDRNELVVVNCLNRLKHIHDETVMENSPRDAVLKLIKNINPNLFIHGIINGTHNTPFFATRFKEALLHYYALFDMFEATVPREDERRMIIEREKCGRDIMNIVACEGVERFERPETYKKWQIRNVRAGLKQLPLDQEELKKVKNLYKGYHNDFRVEEDGQWILQGWKGRILRALSLWTPA, encoded by the coding sequence ATGTTAGTTACTCCAACAATCCTGTTATCAAGTACATTAGTGATATTCTTCTGGATGAAGTCCTGGAAGACGAGAGCTGCACGCTGCAGGACTATTTGGCGGTCCAAGCTGCTGAAAAATCTTTCTAGCTATGATGTCCTTAATCCGAATGATCCTCATTCACCCAACAAGGCTTCTCTTGGTGAATCATTTTCAGATACTCTTTTGGTTTCAGATTCACTTTTTGAGAGGCAGAGTCTTGGAAATTTCGAAAATGTTGGGGAGGCAAACAAGTTCTTTCCTAATGGGGAATTCGATATCATTGACAAGGAGAGGTACGAATTACTGTCTGTAGCACGTTCTCACTTGGTGAAAGGGAATCTGGCATCcgataaaaaaaatgatgtaaAGAACCCAACAGATGGTATGAAGGGAAAGAAAAATCATCACAGAGAGGATGGAGATTATCCAGAGGAAGGGAGAAGCAGCAAGCAGTCAGTTGTTTCTGCTGATGACTCTGAGCCTCAAGAAATGTTTGATAAGGTGTTACTCTGTCAAGCTGAGCATCATCATCGGGAGTGGGAATCTTGTACGCCTCATTGCTCTATGAAAAGGGAGGAAACAGAGCAGTTGCAGCAAAACAGGCAGCCTAAAGGATCTAAAACAAATCGTTCAAAGAGACAAAATAAAGATGAGGAAGGAGTAGATTTGACCACCATGCTAAATCAATGTGCACAAGCCGTGGCAAGCTATGAACAAGGAACGGCGAGTGAACTACTGAAGAAGATAAGGCAGCACTCCTCCCCCCATGGACATGCAACTCAGAGATTAGCTCACTACTTTGCCAATGGCCTAGAGGCGCGACTTACTGGTGTCGGAACCCCATCATTTTCACCTCTCTTTAGTAGGCAGACATCAGCCGCTGAATACTTACTAGCTTACCAGGTATATACTACTTCATGCCCTTTCAAGATGATGTCACAATTATTTGCCAACAGAACAATCATGAAGCTAGCAAAAAATGAAACAAGGCTTCACATTATTGATTTTGGTATTTCTTATGGTTTCCAATGGCCCTTCCTTATCCAACATCTCTCCGAGAGACCGAATGGACCTCCCAAGTTACACATCACAGGAATTGAGCTTCCGCAACGTGGTTTTCGACCTAGAGAAAGGGTTGAAGAGACCGGGCATCGCCTAGCAAGGTATTGTGCGAAGTTCAATGTCCCGTTTGAGTACGATGTCATTGCTCAAGGATGGGAAACCATACAATGTGAGGATCTTAAAATTGACCGAAACGAACTGGTAGTGGTCAATTGTCTGAACCGGTTAAAGCACATACATGATGAGACGGTGATGGAGAACTCTCCGAGAGATGCCGTCCTGAAGTTGATCAAGAATATAAACCCCAACCTTTTCATTCATGGGATCATCAATGGGACACACAATACACCCTTCTTTGCTACACGGTTCAAAGAGGCACTCTTGCATTACTATGCCCTCTTTGATATGTTTGAAGCTACTGTTCCTCGTGAAGATGAACGGCGGATGATTATCGAGAGAGAAAAATGTGGTAGAGACATAATGAATATCGTAGCATGCGAGGGAGTGGAAAGGTTTGAAAGACCTGAGACATATAAGAAATGGCAGATCAGGAATGTGAGGGCTGGGTTGAAGCAGCTCCCGTTGGACCAGGAGGAGTTGAAGAAAGTGAAGAACTTGTATAAGGGTTATCATAATGATTTTAGAGTTGAAGAAGATGGGCAGTGGATACTGCAGGGATGGAAAGGAAGGATCCTCCGCGCTCTTTCACTTTGGACTCCTGCCTAG